A genomic region of Mus musculus strain C57BL/6J chromosome 7, GRCm38.p6 C57BL/6J contains the following coding sequences:
- the Psg29 gene encoding pregnancy-specific glycoprotein 29: MKVSGLLFCQGCAPWQGVLLTASFLTCWYLSTTSKVTIELLPSQVVEGEDVLFLVNNLPGNLTAFAWFKGRTNRKHGIALYAVASDLYVHSDRETLYNNGSLMIHNVTQKDRGYYTLRTFNKHAETVSTTFTFLHVNPFLWNCGRLVTSSQPRIESFPSIVTEGQHVILHVYNIPENLQGFIWFKGMTVHRHLEIGRYTIGRKSSVFGPAYSGREKLDSNGSLRIENVTQKDAGLYTLRVLGTDMKSEEAHVELQVNNPAFQCCNPSTSSKLMVEAVPRYVAEGESVLLLVHNLPEELISFTWYNSMYRVPAFKIVEFNVIRNITTWGDVYRGRDTVYANGSLMLQDVTEEDARMYTLETLNVNYTVERAHVQFYVNKPVTQPFVQITDTTANAQRSLTFTCVTPDIATSILWFFNSHSLKPTERITLSPTKCGLRIDDVRSEDAGNYQCVVVNRNGDAKASHPIRWP, translated from the exons ATGAAGGTGTCTGGTTTGCTTTTCTGCCAGGGGTGTGCCCCATGGCAGGGGGTTCTACTCACAG cCTCCTTCTTAACCTGCTGGTATCTGTCTACCACTTCCAAAGTCACCATTGAATTATTGCCATCCCAAGTGGTTGAAGGAGAAGATGTTCTTTTCCTTGTCAATAATCTGCCAGGGAATCTTACAGCCTTTGCCTGGTTTAAAGGGAGGACAAATAGGAAACATGGAATTGCACTGTATGCAGTGGCGTCTGACTTATATGTACACAGCGATAGAGAGACATTGTACAACAACGGATCCCTGATGATCCACAATGTTACCCAGAAGGACAGAGGTTATTACACCCTACGAACCTTCAATAAACATGCAGAAACTGTATCAACAACATTCACATTCCTCCACGTGAACC ccTTCCTTTGGAACTGTGGGCGCTTGGTCACCTCTTCCCAGCCCCGTATTGAATCATTCCCCTCCATCGTTACTGAAGGGCAACATGTTATTCTACATGTCTACAATATCCCAGAGAATCTTCAAGGTTTTATATGGTTCAAAGGGATGACCGTGCACAGGCACCTTGAGATTGGCCGATACACAATAGGCAGGAAGTCAAGTGTGTTTGGGCCTGCATACAGCGGTAGAGAGAAGCTGGATAGTAATGGATCCCTGCGGATTGAAAATGTCACTCAAAAGGATGCTGGATTATACACCCTACGAGTACTGGGTACAGATATGAAGAGTGAAGAAGCACATGTAGAACTCCAAGTTAACA ACCCCGCTTTTCAGTGCTGTAACCCTAGCACCTCTTCCAAACTCATGGTTGAAGCAGTGCCTCGATATGTTGCTGAAGGGGAAAGTGTTCTTCTCCTCGTCCACAACCTGCCAGAAGAGTTAATATCCTTTACATGGTACAACTCAATGTATAGGGTCCCTGCCTTTAAAATTGTAGAATTCAATGTAATCAGGAATATCACCACCTGGGGAGATGTGTACAGAGGAAGAGATACGGTGTATGCCAACGGATCCCTGATGCTCCAGGACGTCACTGAGGAAGATGCAAGAATGTACACACTAGAAACTTTAAACGTAAACTACACAGTTGAAAGAGCACATGTGCAGTTTTATGTAAACA AGCCTGTGACACAACCCTTTGTGCAAATCACTGACACCACAGCCAATGCACAAAGATCTTTGACCTTCACCTGTGTTACACCTGACATTGCAACCTCCATCCTTTGGTTCTTCAATAGCCATAGTCTGAAGCCTACAGAAAGGATAACACTGTCCCCTACGAAGTGTGGCCTCCGAATAGATGATGTCAGAAGTGAAGATGCTGGAAATTACCAGTGTGTGGTCGTCAACCGAAATGGTGATGCAAAGGCCAGTCACCCTATCAGGTGGCCATGA